A genomic window from Gammaproteobacteria bacterium includes:
- a CDS encoding HAMP domain-containing sensor histidine kinase: MSAVDIRKPAKAASARRDSAIGEAGEFGWRILGLLNVFRLALGAILLAAFLLVDSPRLIGDLDPAVAFRALVAMLAVGCVEMWLLYRRTPRVELQTYLLFGADLAVVVALIHASGAQSNALGGLLAVSVGALALLVPLRRAFFFAAITTLALLLEQTFAHLRGVSGVEQYAAAGILGVVVFLITAVAQLVRRRIVETEALAEQRSVDLRNLVELNEYIIQHLRESIVVVDGDDRVRLINESALKHLGASGRTDGLPLRTLSPELVERLGEWRREGAVANGSGSPFAAADGSTTIQPHFAPLGSSRAGGVVIFLEDVSLIAERVQQTKLAALGRLSASIAHEIRNPIGAMSHAGQLLAESESIGAEDRRLTDIIRVNAKRVSQIVESVLSLSRREKARPERLLLKPWMHDFANEFVQTQELYEGAVSVTPDSVDVEVEMDPTHLHQIVWNLCENAVKYASATAGAIAVDLTCGQVETTGRPFLQVGDRGPGIDPAQAEQIFEPFFTGQPGGTGLGLYVCRELCERNGATLRYFARPGGGSQFRIVFADPNRWQTAHGAEAQ; encoded by the coding sequence ATGTCCGCCGTCGACATACGCAAGCCCGCCAAGGCGGCTTCCGCTCGCCGGGACTCGGCCATCGGCGAAGCGGGCGAGTTCGGCTGGCGCATCCTCGGCCTGCTCAATGTCTTTCGGCTCGCCCTCGGCGCGATCCTGCTCGCCGCGTTTCTGCTCGTCGACAGCCCGCGCCTGATCGGCGACCTCGATCCGGCGGTGGCCTTTCGGGCGCTCGTCGCGATGCTCGCCGTCGGCTGCGTCGAGATGTGGCTGCTCTATCGGCGCACGCCGCGCGTCGAGCTGCAAACCTACCTGCTCTTCGGCGCCGATCTCGCCGTCGTCGTCGCGCTGATTCACGCGAGCGGCGCGCAGTCGAACGCGCTCGGCGGGCTGCTCGCGGTCTCGGTGGGCGCGCTCGCGCTGCTGGTGCCGCTGCGGCGTGCGTTCTTCTTCGCCGCGATCACGACGCTCGCGCTGCTGCTCGAGCAGACGTTCGCGCATCTTCGCGGCGTCAGCGGCGTCGAGCAGTACGCGGCCGCCGGGATCCTCGGCGTCGTCGTGTTTCTGATCACGGCCGTCGCGCAGCTCGTGCGCCGCCGGATCGTCGAGACGGAGGCCCTCGCCGAGCAACGCAGCGTGGACCTCCGCAACCTCGTCGAGCTGAACGAGTACATCATCCAGCACCTCCGCGAGAGCATCGTCGTCGTCGACGGCGACGACCGCGTGCGGCTGATCAACGAGTCGGCGCTCAAGCATCTCGGCGCGTCGGGACGCACGGACGGGCTGCCGCTGCGCACGCTCTCCCCGGAGCTGGTCGAGCGGCTCGGCGAGTGGCGCCGCGAGGGCGCGGTCGCGAACGGCTCCGGCTCGCCGTTCGCCGCGGCCGACGGCTCGACGACGATCCAGCCGCATTTCGCGCCGCTCGGGAGCAGCCGCGCCGGCGGCGTCGTGATCTTTCTCGAGGACGTGTCGCTGATCGCCGAGCGCGTGCAGCAGACCAAGCTCGCTGCGCTCGGCCGCCTGAGCGCGAGCATCGCGCACGAGATCCGCAACCCGATCGGCGCGATGAGCCACGCGGGGCAGCTCCTCGCCGAGTCGGAGAGCATCGGCGCCGAGGACCGACGGCTGACGGACATCATCCGCGTGAACGCGAAGCGCGTCAGCCAGATCGTCGAGAGCGTGCTCTCGCTGTCGCGCCGCGAGAAGGCGCGGCCCGAGCGCCTGCTCTTGAAGCCGTGGATGCACGACTTCGCGAACGAGTTCGTACAGACGCAAGAGCTTTACGAAGGCGCGGTCTCGGTGACACCCGACTCCGTCGACGTCGAGGTCGAGATGGATCCGACGCATCTCCACCAGATCGTCTGGAACCTGTGCGAAAACGCCGTGAAGTACGCCAGCGCGACCGCGGGTGCGATCGCCGTGGATCTCACGTGCGGCCAGGTCGAGACCACCGGGAGACCGTTCCTCCAGGTCGGGGACCGCGGCCCGGGGATCGACCCGGCTCAGGCCGAGCAGATCTTCGAGCCGTTCTTCACCGGCCAGCCCGGCGGCACGGGCCTCGGTCTCTACGTATGCCGGGAGCTGTGCGAGCGCAACGGCGCTACGCTACGCTACTTCGCGCGGCCCGGGGGGGGCAGCCAGTTCCGCATCGTGTTCGCGGACCCGAATCGTTGGCAAACGGCTCACGGAGCAGAAGCACAATGA
- the sucC gene encoding ADP-forming succinate--CoA ligase subunit beta, whose product MNLHEYQSKALFAEYGIPIPKGRVAASEKEACQAAEALGGGLWVVKAQVHAGGRGKAGGVKLARSVEEVSAYAKAMLGKRLVTHQSGPDGLPVDRVYIESGSEIARELYLSLLVDRSAERIAIMASAAGGMDIEEVARETPEKILTVHLHPAAGLQAYQARQIAFGLGLDANQQKELHQILAQLVQLFKECDASLVEINPLIVTKDGRVVALDAKINVEENALFRQQRLAGMRDVAQEDERERRAHEHDLNYVSLDGNIACLVNGAGLAMATMDLIKLHGGEPANFLDVGGGATAERVKEAFNIILTNEKVKAILVNIFGGIVRCDLIAEGVISAVKDAHVGVPVVVRLEGTNVDKGKKLLAESGLKIIAAEDLKDAASKVVKLAGGAA is encoded by the coding sequence ATGAATCTGCACGAATACCAGTCCAAGGCGCTCTTCGCCGAGTACGGCATCCCGATACCGAAAGGTCGGGTCGCGGCGAGCGAGAAGGAGGCCTGCCAGGCGGCGGAAGCGCTCGGCGGCGGCCTGTGGGTCGTCAAGGCGCAGGTGCACGCCGGCGGCCGCGGCAAGGCCGGCGGCGTCAAGCTCGCCCGCTCCGTGGAGGAGGTTTCGGCGTACGCGAAGGCGATGCTCGGCAAGCGTCTCGTCACGCACCAAAGCGGTCCGGACGGGCTGCCGGTCGATCGCGTTTATATCGAGTCGGGCTCGGAGATCGCGCGCGAGCTCTACTTGAGCCTCTTGGTCGACCGCTCCGCGGAGCGGATCGCGATCATGGCTTCCGCGGCAGGCGGCATGGACATCGAGGAGGTCGCGCGCGAGACGCCCGAGAAGATTCTCACGGTCCACCTTCACCCCGCCGCGGGGCTCCAGGCGTATCAGGCGCGGCAGATCGCGTTCGGCCTCGGGCTCGACGCGAATCAGCAGAAGGAGCTGCACCAGATCCTTGCGCAGCTCGTGCAGCTCTTCAAGGAGTGCGACGCGAGCCTGGTCGAGATCAACCCGCTGATCGTCACGAAGGACGGCCGCGTCGTCGCGCTCGACGCGAAGATCAACGTCGAGGAGAACGCGCTGTTTCGCCAGCAGCGCCTCGCCGGCATGCGCGACGTGGCGCAGGAGGACGAGCGCGAGCGCCGCGCTCACGAGCACGACCTGAACTACGTCTCCCTCGACGGCAACATCGCCTGCCTCGTCAACGGCGCGGGCCTTGCGATGGCGACCATGGATTTGATCAAGCTGCACGGCGGCGAGCCCGCGAACTTCCTCGACGTCGGCGGCGGCGCCACGGCCGAGCGCGTCAAGGAAGCGTTCAACATCATCCTCACGAACGAGAAGGTGAAGGCGATTCTCGTGAACATCTTCGGCGGCATCGTCCGCTGCGATCTGATCGCCGAGGGCGTGATCTCCGCGGTCAAGGACGCCCACGTCGGCGTGCCGGTCGTCGTGCGGCTCGAAGGCACGAACGTCGACAAGGGCAAGAAGCTGCTCGCCGAGAGCGGCTTGAAGATCATCGCGGCCGAAGACCTGAAGGACGCCGCGTCGAAGGTCGTGAAGCTCGCCGGAGGTGCGGCATGA
- the sucD gene encoding succinate--CoA ligase subunit alpha — MSILVGANTKVICQGLTGRQGTFHTQQCLEYGTKVVAGVTPGRGGTEHLGLPVFDTVAEARRETGATASMIYVPAPFAADAILEAADAGIEVIVCITEGVPVLDMVRVKAVLKDHECRLIGPNCPGIITPGECKIGIMPGAIHRPGSVGIISRSGTLTYEAVGQTTARGLGQTTCVGIGGDPVRGMNFIDCLELFEADPATRGIVMIGEIGGTDEEAAAEYIAAHVTKPVVAYIAGVTAPPGKRMGHAGAIISGGKGTAVEKYAALEKAGVATVRSLADLGQAMAEALR, encoded by the coding sequence ATGAGCATCCTCGTCGGCGCGAATACGAAGGTGATCTGCCAGGGGCTGACCGGCCGGCAGGGCACGTTCCACACGCAGCAGTGCCTCGAGTACGGCACGAAGGTCGTCGCGGGCGTCACGCCGGGCCGCGGCGGCACGGAGCACCTCGGCCTGCCGGTGTTCGATACGGTCGCGGAAGCCCGGCGCGAGACCGGCGCGACCGCGAGCATGATCTACGTGCCGGCGCCGTTCGCGGCCGATGCGATCCTCGAGGCGGCGGACGCGGGCATCGAGGTGATCGTCTGCATCACGGAAGGCGTGCCGGTCCTCGACATGGTGCGCGTGAAGGCGGTGCTGAAGGACCACGAATGCCGCCTGATCGGCCCGAACTGCCCCGGGATCATCACGCCGGGCGAGTGCAAGATCGGGATCATGCCGGGCGCGATCCACCGCCCCGGGTCCGTCGGCATCATTTCGCGCTCGGGCACGCTGACGTACGAAGCCGTGGGGCAGACGACGGCGCGCGGCCTCGGCCAGACCACGTGCGTCGGCATCGGCGGCGATCCGGTCCGCGGCATGAACTTCATCGACTGCCTGGAGCTGTTCGAGGCGGACCCGGCGACGCGCGGGATCGTGATGATCGGTGAGATCGGCGGCACGGACGAGGAGGCGGCGGCGGAGTACATTGCCGCGCATGTCACGAAGCCCGTCGTCGCCTACATCGCGGGCGTGACCGCGCCGCCGGGCAAGCGCATGGGCCACGCGGGCGCGATCATCTCGGGCGGCAAGGGCACGGCCGTCGAGAAGTACGCCGCGCTCGAGAAGGCCGGCGTCGCCACGGTCCGGTCGCTCGCGGATCTCGGGCAGGCCATGGCGGAGGCCCTCCGCTAG